A stretch of DNA from Candidatus Aramenus sp. CH1:
TAGTGCCCTCCCTAGAGGCGATCATAACTGGGTACTACGACAAGAGCTCTCCCGTAAACTTCAACGCTCACCAGAGCTCAGCAAACGCCTACTACGTCTACGTAGTGTCGGGGATGATAGGGATAATAGCCCTCTCCAACGGCGTGTTCGGCGTCACGGGGGTAGCCTCAGGGTATTACAGGGACAAGCTAATAGATAGGCTAGCCGCCTCTCCGCTGAGGAGTTACGAGTGGGTAGTGTCCTTGGTGATCTACGAGATAGTGATCACGCTGATATCCACGGTTCCCATACTGTTGCTTTCGATAGCCTTTGGGGTAATACCCATTGTGGGCGTTGCATTCTTGGGCTTCTTAGTGATATCAACTTTGATGTTCTCTGGACTGGGCGCAATAATATTTGGTTTGACGCCCAAAGACAAGCTCTTCGTGGCCAACGTAGCAGCGAACGTCATAACTATACCTCTGATGTTCCTGAGCACGGCCTTCTTCACGATCGACGCGTTTCCCTCCATCTTGAGGCCCTTGGTTGAGTACCAGCCGGTATCCGTGATTGACGCGGTGATAAGGGACGTGATGGTGTACGGCCGAGCTCCGAGCCTCTTCGACATGTTCTACATCGTGTTGCTTACCTTGGCGTTCATAGCGGTGGGAAGTAAACTAATGAGGCTAAGGGAAACGGACTAGGGGAAGGTTAGGTTGTCCCAGCTAGGTTTAAGCTTAGCCAAGAAGGCGTTTATCCCTGTCCTTGCGTCATCGGAGATGACTTGAGATATCAAGTCCTCAAACACCCTGTCCAGGAATTCTAGGGAGTCGGAGAAGAGGTTCCTCCTCATGACCGCCAACG
This window harbors:
- a CDS encoding ABC transporter permease, producing MKRILLTIKAVIKDNLSSKATWFFIIFFPLFLTLIFALGFGAGTQVHQYVVVNDQQLGKYINQSELFTALYGINEREALLRGYIFVNATNETVNIYYPQNDKYLVPSLEAIITGYYDKSSPVNFNAHQSSANAYYVYVVSGMIGIIALSNGVFGVTGVASGYYRDKLIDRLAASPLRSYEWVVSLVIYEIVITLISTVPILLLSIAFGVIPIVGVAFLGFLVISTLMFSGLGAIIFGLTPKDKLFVANVAANVITIPLMFLSTAFFTIDAFPSILRPLVEYQPVSVIDAVIRDVMVYGRAPSLFDMFYIVLLTLAFIAVGSKLMRLRETD